Proteins encoded by one window of Dryocola sp. LX212:
- a CDS encoding type VI secretion system Vgr family protein, translating to MNKAVQPYFSHSHHLLAVKGCGSDLDVLAFEGDEALSAPFSYRIEFTSADHAISKEMMLMKAASLTLQAPVDQGYGIKMQQAVRTLQGVVSGFERLSTSKDETHYALTLQPRLALLDRSHQNAIYQDMSVPQIVEKILRERHNMRGQDFLFSLSKEYPRREQVMQYGEDDLHFITHLLGEVGIWFRFTTDTRLNIDVVEFYDGQQGYEKGLTLPSVPPSGQHSDGVDSVWGMESHHNVVQKQVSTRDYNYRQATEDMNTQVDVTRGDATTCGEAYHYGDNYLTPGSAYDRHPAPESGAFYARIRHERYLNGQTQTRAITSCPTLFPGQVLKVTGGYEVADVFARGVVITAMHSHARRDEDFGVRFDGIPDSPDFSFRPQPGSRPVMAGTLPARVTSTTENDTYGHIDKDGRYRVNMLFDRDNWESGFESLWVRQSRPYAGDTFGLHLPLLAGTEVAIGFEDGNPDRPYIAGVLHDSAHGDHVTIRNYKRNVLRTPANNKIRLDDSRGQEHIKVSTEYGGKSQLNLGHLVDAEKQKRGEGFELRTDGWGAIRAQKGLFISADGQTKAQGQVLEMQPALAQLSAALAEMESLAASAQQAQSLAADVGRQQKLLKQKIAQLHEEVILASAPKGMALVSGEDMQLSASENLTLTAGRQLDIGVQKDFTLAAGKQLSLYSREGAKLFSSHNDIDIQAQGGNITTWSTQDTHISSGRKLVVTAQDELTLVCGGGYIKIKGGNVEIGGPGKLLIKNTGIKKAGSGSMQSVMKSFEPSTFDEKFVITHPVSGKPLANQNYDIHMPDGSVMSGITDSLGHSSLISSKAVDGLKIVLKK from the coding sequence ATGAACAAGGCTGTTCAACCATACTTTAGCCACAGCCACCACCTGCTGGCGGTAAAAGGGTGCGGCTCGGATCTGGACGTGCTGGCGTTTGAAGGCGATGAGGCCCTCAGCGCGCCGTTCAGCTACCGGATTGAATTCACCAGCGCTGACCATGCCATCAGTAAAGAAATGATGCTGATGAAAGCAGCCTCTCTGACGCTGCAGGCCCCGGTGGACCAGGGCTACGGCATCAAAATGCAGCAGGCCGTGCGTACCCTCCAGGGGGTGGTGAGCGGCTTTGAACGCCTCAGCACCTCAAAGGATGAAACCCACTATGCCCTGACACTCCAGCCGCGCCTGGCGCTGCTTGACCGTTCGCACCAGAACGCCATTTATCAGGATATGTCGGTCCCGCAGATTGTGGAAAAAATCCTGCGCGAGCGCCACAACATGCGCGGTCAGGATTTTCTGTTCTCGCTCTCAAAAGAGTACCCGCGCCGTGAGCAGGTGATGCAGTACGGTGAGGACGACCTGCACTTTATTACCCACCTGCTGGGTGAGGTCGGCATCTGGTTCCGCTTTACCACCGACACGCGCCTGAACATCGACGTGGTGGAGTTTTACGACGGTCAGCAGGGGTATGAAAAAGGCCTGACGCTGCCGTCGGTGCCGCCGTCGGGCCAGCATTCGGACGGTGTGGACTCGGTGTGGGGGATGGAGAGCCATCATAACGTGGTGCAGAAGCAGGTCAGCACCCGGGATTACAACTACCGGCAGGCCACCGAAGATATGAATACGCAGGTGGATGTGACGCGCGGAGACGCCACCACCTGTGGGGAGGCCTATCACTACGGCGATAATTATCTGACACCGGGAAGTGCGTATGACCGCCATCCGGCCCCGGAGTCCGGGGCGTTTTACGCCCGCATTCGCCATGAGCGCTACCTGAACGGCCAGACGCAGACCCGTGCCATCACCAGCTGCCCGACGCTCTTTCCGGGGCAGGTGCTGAAAGTCACCGGCGGGTACGAAGTGGCCGACGTATTTGCCCGTGGTGTGGTCATTACGGCGATGCACAGCCATGCGCGGCGTGATGAAGATTTTGGCGTCAGGTTTGACGGTATCCCGGACAGCCCTGATTTTAGTTTCCGCCCGCAGCCGGGCTCACGTCCGGTGATGGCAGGCACCTTACCGGCCCGCGTGACCAGCACCACGGAAAACGACACCTACGGCCACATCGATAAAGACGGCCGCTATCGCGTCAACATGCTGTTTGACCGTGATAACTGGGAGAGCGGGTTCGAGAGCCTGTGGGTCCGTCAGTCCCGCCCGTATGCCGGCGATACCTTCGGCCTGCACCTGCCGCTGCTGGCAGGCACCGAAGTGGCGATTGGCTTTGAGGACGGTAACCCGGACAGGCCGTACATCGCAGGCGTGCTGCACGACTCGGCGCACGGCGACCACGTCACCATCCGCAACTACAAACGTAACGTCCTGCGGACGCCTGCGAACAACAAAATCCGCCTCGATGACAGCCGCGGCCAGGAGCATATCAAGGTCAGCACGGAGTACGGCGGCAAGAGCCAGCTGAACCTCGGCCATTTAGTGGATGCTGAAAAGCAGAAGCGCGGTGAAGGTTTTGAGCTCAGAACCGACGGCTGGGGCGCGATACGGGCGCAGAAGGGGCTGTTCATCAGCGCTGATGGCCAGACGAAAGCACAGGGCCAGGTGCTGGAGATGCAGCCGGCGCTCGCACAGCTTTCAGCAGCATTAGCGGAAATGGAATCCCTTGCCGCCAGCGCGCAACAGGCGCAGTCGCTGGCTGCCGATGTTGGCCGTCAGCAAAAACTCCTGAAGCAAAAAATAGCGCAGCTGCATGAGGAAGTGATTCTGGCGAGCGCACCGAAAGGCATGGCGCTGGTGAGCGGTGAAGATATGCAGCTGTCAGCCAGCGAAAATCTGACGCTGACGGCGGGCAGGCAGCTGGATATTGGCGTGCAGAAGGACTTCACCCTTGCGGCAGGAAAACAGCTCAGCCTGTACAGCCGTGAAGGGGCAAAGCTGTTCAGCTCGCATAACGATATTGATATTCAGGCGCAGGGGGGGAATATCACCACCTGGTCGACGCAGGACACGCACATTTCGAGTGGCAGGAAGCTTGTTGTCACGGCCCAGGATGAACTTACGCTGGTCTGCGGCGGGGGGTATATCAAAATCAAAGGCGGGAACGTTGAGATTGGCGGGCCGGGCAAACTGCTGATTAAGAATACGGGTATTAAAAAGGCTGGCTCCGGCAGTATGCAAAGTGTGATGAAATCGTTTGAGCCATCAACGTTTGATGAGAAATTTGTCATCACTCATCCCGTTTCAGGTAAACCACTGGCAAATCAGAACTATGACATTCATATGCCGGATGGGAGTGTGATGTCCGGAATAACGGACAGCCTTGGGCATTCATCCCTAATATCTTCAAAAGCCGTTGATGGGCTGAAAATCGTCCTGAAAAAATAG